A region of Arabidopsis thaliana chromosome 5, partial sequence DNA encodes the following proteins:
- the SIGE gene encoding sigma factor E, with protein sequence MGVVSISSSAARSPLGLGNDLLTHRSSLKKPSIVAFKADDSSNSALIIPPREQVLIPAEKHNEKKREVTRRKPCKTPKKPLSLEHNSAPSCSLGVDYNEAAARLESIYKLSPATTTLVEDDVEDGGSKAKVSRRRKRKESGEEKKVVVRNNVKKEKRMSLDKRIALKRNVQEKPVVASVDKKVTKRQQEEEKIERLVRDYSASNDIVSLDWKKMKIPPVLSSTEHAWLFKLMQPMKALLEVKDVLQKSLGREPREAEIAGEINMTAGEVKKKIEIGRAARNKLIKHNLRLVLFVMNKYFHEFTNGPKFQDLCQAGMRGLITAIDRFEPKRKFRLSTYGLFWIRHAIIRSMTTSNFTRVPFGLESVRVEIYKAKTELWFEMGRPPTEDEVVERLKITPERYREVLRAAKPVLSLNSKHSVTQEEFINGITDVDGVGANNSRQPALLRLALDDVLDSLKPKESLVIRQRYGLDGKGDRTLGEIAGNLNISREMVRKHEVKALMKLKHQARVDYLRQYIV encoded by the exons ATGGGAGTTGTGTCTATTTCAAGTTCAGCTGCAAGATCTCCACTCGGGTTGGGCAACGATCTTTTGACACATCGGTCTTCACTTAAAAAGCCATCCATTGTTGCTTTTAAAGCCGATGATTCCAGCAATTCAGCTTTGATCATTCCTCCTCGTGAGCAAGTTTTGATTCCTGCTGAAAAGCataatgagaagaagagagaagtaaCGAGGAGAAAGCCTTGTAAAACCCCGAAAAAACCGCTTTCCTTGGAACATAATTCGGCTCCTTCGTGTTCGTTAGGAGTAGATTACAATGAAGCTGCTGCAAGACTTGAAAGCATATACAAGCTTAGTCCTGCAACAACCACATTAGTCGAGGATGATGTTGAAGATGGCGGCTCTAAAGCCAAAGTTTCACGGaggagaaaaaggaaagaaagtggtgaggagaagaaagtggTTGTGAGGAATAAtgtgaagaaggaaaaacGTATGAGTCTTGATAAACGGATTGCTTTGAAGAGAAACGTTCAAGAGAAACCAGTCGTTGCTTCTGTTGATAAGAAAGTAACAAAGAGGCAgcaagaagaggagaagatcGAGAGGCTTGTGCGGGACTATTCAGCTTCTAATGATATAGTGAGCTTGGActggaaaaaaatgaagatacCTCCTGTTCTTTCTTCTACTGAACATGCTTGGTTGTTCAAGTTGATGCAACCTATGAAG GCTCTTCTTGAAGTGAAAGATGTATTGCAAAAGAGCTTGGGAAGAGAGCCTAGGGAAGCTGAAATAGCCGGGGAGATCAATATGACTGCGGGtgaagtaaaaaagaaaatcgaaATAGGTAGAGCTGCAAGAAACAAACTTATTAAG CACAATCTCCGGCTTGTCTTGTTTGTTATGAACAAATACTTTCATGAGTTTACCAACGGACCAAAATTCCAAGACCTTTGTCAAGCGGGTATGAGAGGGCTTATCACAGCAATTGACCGCTTTGAGCCGAAAAGGAAGTTTCGTCTTTCGACTTATGGTTTGTTTTGGATTAGACATGCCATCATACGGTCAATGACAACTTCAAACTTCACTCGTGTCCCATTTGGACTTGAATCG GTTAGAGTGGAGATATATAAAGCAAAGACTGAGCTATGGTTTGAGATGGGAAGACCTCCAACGGAGGACGAGGTAGTTGAGAGACTCAAGATAACACCTGAGAGATACCGTGAAGTATTGAGGGCTGCAAAACCGGTTTTGTCactaaattcaaaacattCGGTTACTCAAGAAGAATTCATCAACGGAATCACAGATGTTGATGGTGTTGGAGCTAATAACAGCAGACAGCCTGCTCTTCTCAGGCTCGCTCTCGACGATGTG CTCGATTCATTGAAGCCGAAAGAGAGTCTGGTTATTCGACAGAGGTACGGTCTTGATGGAAAAGGCGACAGGACTCTAGGAGAGATAGCTGGAAATCTCAACATCTCTAGAGAAATGGTTAGGAAACATGAAGTCAAGGCCTTGATGAAGCTTAAGCATCAGGCCAGAGTTGATTACCTTCGTCAATACATCGtctaa
- the AGP41 gene encoding arabinogalactan protein 41 (arabinogalactan protein 41 (AGP41); FUNCTIONS IN: molecular_function unknown; INVOLVED IN: biological_process unknown; LOCATED IN: endomembrane system; EXPRESSED IN: stem, root, inflorescence, cultured cell, leaf; CONTAINS InterPro DOMAIN/s: Protein of unknown function DUF1070 (InterPro:IPR009424); BEST Arabidopsis thaliana protein match is: arabinogalactan protein 16 (TAIR:AT2G46330.1); Has 35333 Blast hits to 34131 proteins in 2444 species: Archae - 798; Bacteria - 22429; Metazoa - 974; Fungi - 991; Plants - 531; Viruses - 0; Other Eukaryotes - 9610 (source: NCBI BLink).), which translates to MSGSRLFFGVSTIVSIIFAILLPMAHAQSAAPAPAPTSDGTTIDQGIAYVLMLVALVLTYLIH; encoded by the exons ATGTCGGGCTCGAGGCTTTTCTTCGGAGTTTCTACAATTGTATCGATAATTTTCGCCATTTTGTTGCCGATGGCACATGCTCAATCCGCAGCTCCTGCTCCGGCTCCAACAAGCGACG GAACAACGATAGACCAAGGCATAGCATATGTCCTTATGTTGGTGGCTTTGGTCCTCACATATCTCATCCATTGA
- the CHIA gene encoding chitinase A (chitinase A (CHIA); FUNCTIONS IN: cation binding, hydrolase activity, hydrolyzing O-glycosyl compounds, catalytic activity; INVOLVED IN: response to salt stress, response to cold, cellular response to water deprivation, response to wounding, response to light intensity; LOCATED IN: endomembrane system; EXPRESSED IN: 20 plant structures; EXPRESSED DURING: 13 growth stages; CONTAINS InterPro DOMAIN/s: Glycoside hydrolase, chitinase active site (InterPro:IPR001579), Glycoside hydrolase, family 18, catalytic domain (InterPro:IPR001223), Glycoside hydrolase, catalytic core (InterPro:IPR017853), Glycoside hydrolase, subgroup, catalytic core (InterPro:IPR013781); Has 1807 Blast hits to 1807 proteins in 277 species: Archae - 0; Bacteria - 0; Metazoa - 736; Fungi - 347; Plants - 385; Viruses - 0; Other Eukaryotes - 339 (source: NCBI BLink).) produces the protein MTNMTLRKHVIYFLFFISCSLSKPSDASRGGIAIYWGQNGNEGNLSATCATGRYAYVNVAFLVKFGNGQTPELNLAGHCNPAANTCTHFGSQVKDCQSRGIKVMLSLGGGIGNYSIGSREDAKVIADYLWNNFLGGKSSSRPLGDAVLDGIDFNIELGSPQHWDDLARTLSKFSHRGRKIYLTGAPQCPFPDRLMGSALNTKRFDYVWIQFYNNPPCSYSSGNTQNLFDSWNKWTTSIAAQKFFLGLPAAPEAAGSGYIPPDVLTSQILPTLKKSRKYGGVMLWSKFWDDKNGYSSSILASV, from the exons atgACCAACATGACTCTTCGCAAGCATGTtatatactttcttttcttcataagCTGCTCTCTTAGCAAACCCTCCGATGCATCCAGAGGTGGCATAGCCATCTATTGGGGCCAAAACGGAAACGAAGGTAACCTCTCTGCCACGTGTGCCACCGGCCGGTATGCTTACGTCAACGTCGCCTTTCTTGTGAAATTCGGAAATGGCCAAACACCGGAGCTCAACCTTGCCGGCCACTGCAACCCTGCGGCGAACACTTGCACCCATTTTGGCTCTCAGGTCAAAGATTGTCAGTCTCGTGGCATCAAG GTTATGTTGTCTCTCGGCGGCGGGATTGGAAACTACTCGATTGGGTCGAGGGAGGACGCAAAAGTTATCGCTGATTATCTGTGGAACAACTTCTTGGGAGGAAAATCATCATCACGTCCCTTAGGTGATGCTGTTCTAGATGGTATCGATTTCAATATCGAGCTTGGCTCTCCTCAACACTGGGATGATCTCGCCAG GACTCTCTCAAAGTTTAGCCacagaggaagaaaaatatatctaacAGGAGCTCCTCAATGTCCATTTCCAGACAGATTAATGGGAAGTGCTCTCAACACTAAACGTTTTGACTATGTTTGGATTCAATTCTACAATAATCCACCGTGTTCATACAGTTCAGGTAATACTCAAAACCTCTTCGATTCATGGAACAAGTGGACCACTTCAATCGCAGCCCAAAAATTCTTCTTGGGTCTACCGGCAGCTCCTGAAGCTGCCGGAAGTGGCTATATCCCACCAGATGTACTGACTTCACAGATTCTTCCGACTTTAAAGAAGTCTAGGAAGTATGGAGGTGTAATGCTTTGGTCTAAATTCTGGGATGATAAAAATGGATACAGTTCATCTATATTGGCTAGTGTGTGA
- the WRKY30 gene encoding WRKY DNA-binding protein 30 (WRKY DNA-binding protein 30 (WRKY30); FUNCTIONS IN: sequence-specific DNA binding transcription factor activity; INVOLVED IN: regulation of transcription, DNA-dependent, regulation of transcription; EXPRESSED IN: stem, stamen; EXPRESSED DURING: 4 anthesis; CONTAINS InterPro DOMAIN/s: DNA-binding WRKY (InterPro:IPR003657); BEST Arabidopsis thaliana protein match is: WRKY family transcription factor (TAIR:AT4G23810.1); Has 30201 Blast hits to 17322 proteins in 780 species: Archae - 12; Bacteria - 1396; Metazoa - 17338; Fungi - 3422; Plants - 5037; Viruses - 0; Other Eukaryotes - 2996 (source: NCBI BLink).) yields the protein MEKNHSSGEWEKMKNEINELMIEGRDYAHQFGSASSQETREHLAKKILQSYHKSLTIMNYSGELDQVSQGGGSPKSDDSDQEPLVIKSSKKSMPRWSSKVRIAPGAGVDRTLDDGFSWRKYGQKDILGAKFPRGYYRCTYRKSQGCEATKQVQRSDENQMLLEISYRGIHSCSQAANVGTTMPIQNLEPNQTQEHGNLDMVKESVDNYNHQAHLHHNLHYPLSSTPNLENNNAYMLQMRDQNIEYFGSTSFSSDLGTSINYNFPASGSASHSASNSPSTVPLESPFESYDPNHPYGGFGGFYS from the exons ATGGAGAAGAACCATAGTAGTGGAGAGtgggagaagatgaagaacgaGATCAACGAGCTAATGATAGAAGGAAGAGACTATGCACACCAGTTTGGATCAGCTTCATCTCAAGAAACACGTGAACATTTAGCCAAAAAGATTCTTCAATCTTACCACAAGTCTCTCACCATCATGAACTACTCCGGCGAACTTGACCAAGTTTCTCAGGGTGGAGGAAGCCCCAAGAGCGATGATTCCGATCAAGAACCACTTGTCATCAAGAG TTCGAAGAAGTCAATGCCAAGGTGGAGTTCAAAAGTCAGAATTGCCCCTGGAGCTGGTGTTGATAGAACGCTGGACGATGGATTCAGTTGGAGAAAGTACGGCCAGAAGGATATTCTCGGAGCCAAATTTCCAAG AGGATACTATAGATGCACGTATAGAAAGTCTCAAGGATGTGAAGCCACTAAACAAGTCCAAAGATCTGATGAAAATCAGATGCTCCTTGAGATCAGTTACCGAGGAATACATTCTTGCTCTCAAGCTGCAAATGTCGGTACAACAATGCCGATACAAAACCTCGAACCGAACCAGACCCAAGAACACGGAAATCTTGACATGGTAAAGGAAAGTGTAGACAACTACAATCACCAAGCACATTTGCATCACAACCTTCACTATCCATTGTCATCTACCCCAAATCTAGAGAATAACAATGCCTATATGCTTCAAATGCGAGATCAAAACATCGAATATTTTGGATCTACGAGCTTCTCTAGTGATCTAGGAACTAGTATCAACTACAATTTTCCAGCATCTGGCTCGGCTTCTCACTCAGCATCAAACTCTCCGTCCACCGTCCCTTTGGAATCCCCGTTTGAAAGCTATGATCCAAATCATCCATATGGAGGATTTGGTGGGTTCTATTCTTAG
- a CDS encoding Leucine-rich repeat protein kinase family protein (Leucine-rich repeat protein kinase family protein; FUNCTIONS IN: protein serine/threonine kinase activity, protein kinase activity, ATP binding; INVOLVED IN: transmembrane receptor protein tyrosine kinase signaling pathway, protein amino acid phosphorylation; LOCATED IN: endomembrane system; EXPRESSED IN: root; CONTAINS InterPro DOMAIN/s: Protein kinase, ATP binding site (InterPro:IPR017441), Protein kinase, catalytic domain (InterPro:IPR000719), Leucine-rich repeat-containing N-terminal domain, type 2 (InterPro:IPR013210), Leucine-rich repeat (InterPro:IPR001611), Serine-threonine/tyrosine-protein kinase (InterPro:IPR001245), Protein kinase-like domain (InterPro:IPR011009); BEST Arabidopsis thaliana protein match is: Leucine-rich repeat protein kinase family protein (TAIR:AT5G53320.1); Has 1807 Blast hits to 1807 proteins in 277 species: Archae - 0; Bacteria - 0; Metazoa - 736; Fungi - 347; Plants - 385; Viruses - 0; Other Eukaryotes - 339 (source: NCBI BLink).), with the protein MSRGRSFIFYFVLFLFFGSSALYSQVTGDLAGDRQALLDFLNNIIHPRSLAWNTSSPVCTTWPGVTCDIDGTRVTALHLPGASLLGVIPPGTISRLSELQILSLRSNGLRGPFPIDFLQLKKLKAISLGNNRFSGPLPSDYATWTNLTVLDLYSNRFNGSIPAGFANLTGLVSLNLAKNSFSGEIPDLNLPGLRRLNFSNNNLTGSIPNSLKRFGNSAFSGNNLVFENAPPPAVVSFKEQKKNGIYISEPAILGIAISVCFVIFFVIAVVIIVCYVKRQRKSETEPKPDKLKLAKKMPSEKEVSKLGKEKNIEDMEDKSEINKVMFFEGSNLAFNLEDLLIASAEFLGKGVFGMTYKAVLEDSKVIAVKRLKDIVVSRKDFKHQMEIVGNIKHENVAPLRAYVCSKEEKLMVYDYDSNGSLSLRLHGKNADEGHVPLNWETRLRFMIGVAKGLGHIHTQNLAHGNIKSSNVFMNSEGYGCISEAGLPLLTNPVVRADSSARSVLRYRAPEVTDTRRSTPESDIYSFGILMLETLTGRSIMDDRKEGIDLVVWVNDVISKQWTGEVFDLELVKTPNVEAKLLQMLQLGTSCTAMVPAKRPDMVKVVETLEEIERD; encoded by the exons ATGAGTAGAGGAAGATCTTTCatcttctattttgttttatttctcttctttggatCATCGGCTCTGTATTCTCAGGTCACCGGTGATCTAGCCGGTGACAGACAAGCCCTTCTCGATTTCCTCAACAACATCATTCACCCACGGTCTCTAGCGTGGAACACAAGCAGCCCGGTATGCACCACGTGGCCAGGGGTCACATGCGACATAGACGGCACACGTGTCACTGCCCTTCACTTGCCCGGAGCAAGTCTTCTAGGAGTGATCCCACCTGGTACTATCAGCCGTCTATCGGAGCTTCAGATCCTCAGTCTTCGATCCAACGGCCTACGAGGGCCGTTCCCAATTGATTTCTTGCAGCTTAAGAAACTCAAAGCAATTAGTCTCGGGAACAACAGATTCTCTGGCCCATTACCATCCGATTACGCCACGTGGACGAATCTCACTGTTCTTGATCTGTACAGTAACCGGTTTAACGGTAGTATTCCCGCGGGATTTGCTAATCTTACCGGACTCGTCTCGCTTAACCTAGCTAAAAACTCATTCTCCGGTGAGATTCCGGATCTTAATCTCCCCGGTCTACGCAGACTTAACTTTTCCAACAACAATCTCACCGGATCAATCCCAAATTCTCTGAAAAGATTCGGGAACTCGGCTTTTTCCGGCAACAACTTAGTCTTCGAAAATGCCCCTCCTCCGGCGGTAGTTTCATTCaaagagcaaaagaaaaacggCATCTATATCTCTGAACCCGCGATTCTCGGGATAGCGATTAGCGTTTGCTTCGTGATATTCTTTGTAATCGCGGTTGTGATAATCGTTTGCTATGTGAAAAGGCAGAGGAAGTCAGAGACAGAACCAAAACCAGATAAGTTGAAACTAGCTAAGAAGATGCCAAGTGAGAAGGaagtttctaaattaggaaaagagaagaatattgAAGACATGGAGGATAAGAGCGAAATTAACAAAGTAATGTTCTTTGAAGGAAGTAATCTGGCTTTTAACTTGGAAGACTTGTTGATAGCTTCTGCAGAGTTTCTAGGGAAGGGCGTTTTTGGGATGACGTATAAGGCGGTTCTAGAAGATTCCAAGGTTATCGCTGTTAAGCGGTTGAAAGACATAGTAGTGTCCCGGAAGGATTTTAAACATCAAATGGAGATTGTAGGAAACATTAAGCACGAGAACGTTGCTCCCTTAAGAGCTTACGTGTGTTCCAAGGAAGAAAAGCTTATGGTGTATGATTATGACTCTAACGGCAGTCTCTCTCTTCGTCTTCATG GCAAGAACGCAGACGAGGGTCACGTCCCGTTGAACTGGGAGACGCGATTGAGATTCATGATCGGAGTAGCAAAAGGATTAGGTCACATACATACACAAAACCTCGCACATGGAAACATCAAATCTTCTAACGTCTTCATGAACTCGGAAGGATATGGGTGTATATCGGAAGCCGGTTTACCTCTGTTAACCAACCCGGTTGTGAGGGCAGATTCATCAGCCAGATCGGTACTACGTTACCGTGCGCCAGAAGTAACCGACACGAGGAGATCTACGCCAGAATCAGACATATACAGTTTTGGAATATTGATGCTGGAGACTCTAACCGGAAGATCGATTATGGATGATAGAAAGGAAGGGATAGATCTAGTGGTATGGGTGAATGACGTTATTTCAAAACAATGGACAGGTGAAGTGTTTGATTTGGAGCTTGTGAAAACTCCTAACGTTGAAGCAAAGTTGCTTCAGATGTTGCAGTTAGGAACAAGTTGTACGGCTATGGTTCCGGCAAAGAGACCGGATATGGTGAAAGTGGTTGAGACTTTggaagagattgagagagactGA